The sequence AGGATGGGCATCTCCGGCGCATCCCCGGGATCACGGTCGCGAACCCCTACCGGTAGACGAGACGCGGAAGGCCGCTCGACACGTTAAAGCGTCTTACCAAGCACTATCCACGACTCGTCATCGACAAACCTCCCGACGACGACCCGCGTCGCCGCCACCACAACGACCCTCGGCTCCTCCGGCATCTCCACCCCGAAGACCATCACTCCCGCAATCCCCGCAAAGGCGACCACGACTGCCAACCATGAGGAGGGCGCTCACCACCTCCAGAATACTTTTATTTGAACAGACGGTTACTACCACTCATGACTCCGGCTGTCACCATCGATGAACTCTATCTTGAAATCAAAAAGATACAGGAGACTATGGTCCGGCGGGAAGATCTTGACGCCCTTCTTGATACCGTTGAGATTCTCAGCAATCCCGAAACTATGGCGGCGATACAGAAAAGCGAAGAAGACATCGCAGCCGGGCGCTACCGGAAGATATCTTCAATAGACGACCTGCTCGGCGAGCTGTCCTGATGGAATGGACGATTCCAGGGGTCGATACGCCACTATGAGACGGACGCTCACCACCTCCGAGCCCCCGCCGTCGGTATCCCCACACACTCATATTGAACCGGCCAGCAGGGAGACCCCCGTGCGGATAGAACCCCCGGACGGCGCGGGAAGATCCCCCGGCCCCGATCCCCGCCTGACCCGGATAACCATCCTCTATTTGTACCTACCGTTCCACAACGAGCCCCCTGTGCCCTGCTGAACGCACAAATCATAAGATATATCGTTGCTCTGACAAAACCTCCCCGCATTGATATCATCAGGTGGTACTATTGTCAAACTTCTGTCCGGAGTGTGGAAACAAACTCATCAGCTCAAACGCTGAGATCTGCCCGGGGTGCGGGGTCAGGCTCAGGGGGAGCACCGAGAAGAGCCCCGGCCTTGCAGCACTCTGCGGCCTCCTCTTCACCGGCATGGGGCAGGTATACAACGGGGATGTCAGCCGGGGTTTTCTCATCCTCGGCGGAGCGGTTATCGGCGGTGCGTTCTTCATCATCCCCGGCCTGGCCGTGGCGATCTATGGCATCTACGATGCGTATACAACAGCAAAACGGATGAACGCAGGGGAGATCCCGTACCGGGAGACAAGTGCCCTCCATATGGGCCTGTTCCTGATAGCCTGGGTCTTCGGCGTCGTCGCGTTCCTCATCCTGACCGTGCTCGTGACCGCAGTCCTGGCTGCAGTGTTGTACTCCCTCTGATGGCCGGAGCAACATCCTAACCGCCACCCCCTTTTCCGGCGGCCCGCAGCGTCAGGTTCATATCCTCCCGGGGTAATACAGCCCGCCATGTCAGACGAGACGACTACGATCGAGATCCTCAAATCCGACCGGGACCTGCTGGACGAACTCCGCCGCTACCCGGACGAGCCCTACCTGGCTATCATCCGCCGGCTCCTGGAAGAGATCGAGGATCCCGAAACCCTGAGCCCGGAGGTGATCGCCGGTATCCAGGCATCACTCGACGAGATCCGGCGGGGCGGGTTCGTGACGCACGAGGCGCTGAAACGGGACCTGGGGATAGAGTGAACCAGGGGCCGCTTCAGGGCTCATTCCCGGCTAGCCAGTCCTCGTAGCGGTCGGCGTGCTCCATCATCCAGTGCGCCATCGCAACCCACCGTTGCGGCGACATCCGGAGGTCGATGACAACCCGCCGCTGGATGCCTGTCGCCGCCATATGCCCGTCAGGGTCTGTCGTGAGCTCCGGGACATCGTAGAAGAAGGCCAGGTGCCCCCTCTCCGGGTTCAGGTCGCCAAAGACACCGTCGACGTATGCGACCTTGAAGTCGGGTTCCCTGACCGTTTCAACCGAAGGCTTTGGCCCCTCTTCCTCAACCGTCATCCGCTTCAACCTCCCCCGGATTCTGCGTACCGCCCCGGGTTCGCCTGGCTGCCCCGGAGGAGCGATCTCGGGCTTGCTCCCGTATATGAAACCCCCTTCTCCCGCTCATGCTCCCCGGCAAATCGGAAGGCAACCTCGCGCCTGCAGTACTCAAAGACCGCGTCCCTCATACAATGGGTCCCCTCCCGATCGTCGATGACAGCATACGCGAGGAACGTCAGCGCGTCAAGCCGCTTCGATCCGGGATTCACCCGGTACACCGGCCTCTGAGGGTCCATGTACTCTTTTGTCATGATGTTTTGGTCAACTAGTTTATCGAGCGCATCCCTGACGCTGACGTTCGATTTCCCGGTCATCTTTGCGAGATACCTCGGTCTGAACTCCCGCTCCGGGTCCGCTACGATCTCCCGGACCACATGGGTTATGACCGTTTCACCAAAGAGGCCCCCATAGGGAACCCCGATGTATTCCTCAACCGAGGAGGGCAATTCTGGCAAGTTATCCTCTTCCATCCTACTCCTCCACCTTCCGCAGCTATGCAGATATACTTATTGTTACTATAAATATATTTACATGCCCTTCCTATGCCGGTGGTGAGGGATCTCGACGCCATAGTATATCGCCCAGGCATCGGCCCAGTTCCAGTCGTGCAGCTTAACCAGTTTTTTGGAGGGTGTTCTGTTTGTTCTGTAGATGGCAATCCTTCCGGGACCATACTCCTTGACAAGCCCGAAAAGATCGATACCGGTCTTTGCACACCTGCAGTAGCACTCCCCTTCCTCGTAGTCACAGTAGGCCGTCGCGCTTCTTTAACCAGGCAAGAAAGCGTGCGAGGTCGTAGCCGACAACCGGTGGGGGTGGATCTCCTCTCTCAAGCGCCACAGGTAACAATTCTTTCAGGGCCGGATAACCCTTCTCTTTTCTCTCCCCGGGCCGCACGCCCCCGAGAGATCTCCGAACCGCCACATAGCGGATGTGTGCCCCCTCCGGACCAGTCCGGGCCTCTTCCGCCTCCCCCCTCCTCGATGAGAGCGAGGAGGCGATCGAGATCCGGAGTTACTGTTAACCACCGTAACGGGGAGGAACGTTACGGTAGATGAGTTACTGTATCATTTTTCAGTGATACGGTATGATACAGTAGATGTCATCCCGGGATTGCGGGCCAATATCCGAACCGGGCCTGAACCTGCCTCCTCCGGGGCACCTGGTGATGCAGCAAGGTTTACAGGAGACGATTTACTGTTTCACCCCGCACAGTAAGCTCCATAAAACCCATCCCGGCACAACCCCCGTGCTCAAACAGCAACCTTATATCCCCGCAGGCAGCAGGCAGCACAACCCCCGGGAGTGTAATGACGTGGATACATTCGAGCGACTGGTGCAGACAATGATGCAGATGCCCCTTGCCGAGCGCATCAACACCCTCCGTGCCGAGCGGGCGAAGTGCATCTGCATGGACTGCCCGACCTTCACCGAATGCGCAAAAAACCTGGACCAGGGCTTCTTCTGTTTCACCGGCATGAGCATCATCTGCATCAGCCACGAGGTCAGGTGCCTCTGCCCCACATGCCCGGTCCCGCCGGAGACCGGGCTTCTGCATACAGTGTTCTACTGCACGCGGGGCGACGAGAAGGCCCGGAGGTACGACCAGTTCCTGGCCGGGGAGATGCGATGAAGGTCCTGGTCGTCATGGGAAGCCCCCGGAAGGGCAACACCTACCGGGCGGCGAAGAGGATCGAGAACACGATGCGCTCCCTCGGCGACGTTGAGTTCGAGTACCTCATGCTCGGCGACGTCGGGCTTGCACCCTGCCGGGGATGCGCACTCTGCCTGGAGTGGGGCGAGGAGCGCTGCCCCATCCTGGACAACGCCCCTGCCGTCGAGGAGAAGATGCACAACGCAGACGGGGTGATCTTTGCGACCCCGGTCTACGGTCTCGCCGTCACCGGTCTCATGAAGACCTTCATCGACCGGTTCTCCTATATCTTCCACCGCCCCCGCTTCTTCGATAAACGAGCCCTCCTCCTCACCACCACCGGCTTAGTGGGCGAGAAAGACGTTCTTCGCTACCTCGACACCGTCGCCGGCATATGGGGGTTTGATGTCGTCTCCCGTGTCGGTATCGTCACAAACCCCGTCACCATACCAGAGCGGCAGGCCCGCAGGAACGACCGGAGACTTGACGAAGCGGCCCGGTCATTCTTCCAGGCGCTGGTTGAGGGAAGAGAGCGGCGGCCGGGGCTTGGGAGCGTCATCATCTTCCACGGTCAGCGGGCATGGTTTATCGAACTGGCAGACCACGCCCCTGCCTACTGGAAAGAATCAGGCTGGCTCGACCCCCGCGCCCGCTACTGGAGCATTTCATCTAATATTTCACCTGGCATCCCATCAACTCACGCGAAGAGCGCGAAGACGCGAAGTCCGTATACCTCCCCCAACCGGAACCCTTCGCGATCTTCGCGGCTTCGCGTGAGGTGGCGGTCTGCATCAAGACCTGCAAGATAAGGTGAAATGGTCCACTACTACACGAGCGTTCCGGTCAACCCGCTCTACGACGCCCTGGGAAGAATTGTTGAGTGGTACAGCAGGCAAAAGATCAGAAGAGACCTTGCCGGGGCCCGACGACCGCCGGCATGAACCGCCCCACACCTACCCGGTCGCAGGAACCCTCGAGAAGACCTCGAGGTTCCTGCTCCCCACCTTCCCGTCCCGCAGGAAGTAGTACTCAAGCAGTCTGTCCTTGTTCTCAGTATACGAGAACCAGTAGTTGAGCCGGCGGGTCTCCTTCTCGTAGCCCTCCAGGCTCGGGTAGGTATCAGAGTCCTGGGTGATCACGAGATCGAAGTCGCCTGCGTAGATCGTCGGCTCACCCACCTTCTTACTGTAATAACTCAGTTTTGAGGCCCCCTCGCCCCGGTAGTACCAGGGCAGCGGCCAGTAGGACTCGCTCGCGACAGCCACACGGTCCGCGGCATCGATCTTCGCAAAGACGTCCCGCAGGTCCTCAGAGTTCTGCACCTGCACGATAGGCTCGTTGATGTCAGCCGGGGTGAACGCCACGTGGAACGTCATCGCGACCAGGAAGATGCTCGCTAGAACAGCGATGACTGCCTTCCTCGTGGTCATCGCGTAGACCGCGACGAAGACCATCGGCAGGAGCTGGTGAAGGATCAGCCACGGCACCTTCTCGCCGATGTAGGCGTAGGCAGCAAGCGAAAGAAGCATCCAGAATATAGCAAACCTGGCAAACTCCTCCTGCCGGTTGACCGGTCCTGCCTCCCCGCCGCGGCCGAAGAGCCCGCGGAGCCGGTCCCGCAAGCCCCGGGTCTCGGGCGCAGGCGGTATCTCTGCTACGGGTGGCGCCTCCTCTACTGCCGGGATCTCTTCTACAACCGGAACCGCCTCCACAGGCGGGACTTCCTCCACCGTCGCGGTCTCCACGTCCGCCTGAGTCCCCTCCACAGGAGCCTCCGCAGTCGCTCCCTCCCTGCGGCGTCTCCACAACCCCTTGACGGCGCCCGGGACGTCGAAGAACTGCAGGACCCCGACGACGGCGAGGGCCAGGATCGGGATCTCGTAGAGGATGAAGAGCAGAATATAGTAGTACGGGGGCCCCCCGAGCCGCTGCATCTGGTGCATGGAGGTCCAGTGCTCAATAGCCCGGAGCCACCCGTCCAGGAGCACCTCAGGGTGCGCGCCAAACGACGAGTAGAAGACCGCCATGATCCCGACCAGCACAAGACCCCCGAGCACGACGTCCCTGACCCAGCGGGCCGGCAGCCGCACCTTCCGCGTCCAGACCAGGTAGAGGAAGAACGCCCCGAAGATCAAAAGGACGATCGGCATATTCTCCTTTGCCGACATCCCGAAACCCGCCGCCGCCCCGGCAAGCAGCGCATACCGCATCTGCCCCCGCTCAATGTAGTAAAGGAGGGCGACAAGCAGCGCCATCGTAAAGAAGGCGATGTAGATATCGTTCCTCAGGAACCGCGAGAAGTAGACCATATTCGGCGAGACCGCAAGGAAGAGCGCTGCTATCAGGGCTTGCTTCTTGTCCAGGTAGCCGAGTTTGTAGACCGGATAGACCAGCGCGACGAGCAGGGTGCCGAAGAGCGCCGGAAGAAGCCTGCCCACAAGATCGGAGTCCCCGAGGAGCGAGAAGATCCCGGCCGTCGTATAGTAGAGGAACGGCCCATGGTACATGGGGTCGTAGATATAGGTCCCCTCGGTCAGGAGTTTGTACGAGAACCACGCGTGGATAGCCTCGTCGTGGTGAAATAACTTCAGGTCAAGAAAGTAAAAACGGAGGGCAATTGTGACCAGAAGTATGAGGAGAAAAAGCCCCTCAAACGAGAGTCGTTCACGGACCCATCTCGTGAACACGGCGGCATTCACGCCGCTCTCACCTCAGCTCTCCAGCACAATCTCAATACCGATGCCTTTTGGAACCTGAATCCGCATCAGCTGGCGCAGCGCACGCTCATCAGCATCGATATCGATGAGCCTCTTGTGCACCCGCATCTGCCAGCGATCCCAGGTTGCGGTACCTTCGCCGTCAGGGCTCTTCCTGGTGGGCACCACGAGTTTCTTCGTGGGCAGCGGGATCGGACCTGCCAGATTCACGCCGGTTCGCTCTGCTATCTCTTTGATCCTGTCACAGACCATCTCGATTTTCTCGAAGTCAGTCCCTGAAAGACGTATTCTGGCTTTCTGCATATCTGCCACCAAAAAATATAGGTACCTTATCTCATCTGCTTCGGCGTTATGTTGATGCACATACCTGCCGCGATGGTGGAACCCATATCACGGACAGCAAACCGTCCGAGCTGAGGGATCTCCTTGACGTTCTC is a genomic window of Methanoculleus bourgensis MS2 containing:
- a CDS encoding DUF2769 domain-containing protein, which codes for MDTFERLVQTMMQMPLAERINTLRAERAKCICMDCPTFTECAKNLDQGFFCFTGMSIICISHEVRCLCPTCPVPPETGLLHTVFYCTRGDEKARRYDQFLAGEMR
- a CDS encoding flavodoxin family protein, with the protein product MKVLVVMGSPRKGNTYRAAKRIENTMRSLGDVEFEYLMLGDVGLAPCRGCALCLEWGEERCPILDNAPAVEEKMHNADGVIFATPVYGLAVTGLMKTFIDRFSYIFHRPRFFDKRALLLTTTGLVGEKDVLRYLDTVAGIWGFDVVSRVGIVTNPVTIPERQARRNDRRLDEAARSFFQALVEGRERRPGLGSVIIFHGQRAWFIELADHAPAYWKESGWLDPRARYWSISSNISPGIPSTHAKSAKTRSPYTSPNRNPSRSSRLRVRWRSASRPAR
- a CDS encoding flippase activity-associated protein Agl23 — its product is MNAAVFTRWVRERLSFEGLFLLILLVTIALRFYFLDLKLFHHDEAIHAWFSYKLLTEGTYIYDPMYHGPFLYYTTAGIFSLLGDSDLVGRLLPALFGTLLVALVYPVYKLGYLDKKQALIAALFLAVSPNMVYFSRFLRNDIYIAFFTMALLVALLYYIERGQMRYALLAGAAAGFGMSAKENMPIVLLIFGAFFLYLVWTRKVRLPARWVRDVVLGGLVLVGIMAVFYSSFGAHPEVLLDGWLRAIEHWTSMHQMQRLGGPPYYYILLFILYEIPILALAVVGVLQFFDVPGAVKGLWRRRREGATAEAPVEGTQADVETATVEEVPPVEAVPVVEEIPAVEEAPPVAEIPPAPETRGLRDRLRGLFGRGGEAGPVNRQEEFARFAIFWMLLSLAAYAYIGEKVPWLILHQLLPMVFVAVYAMTTRKAVIAVLASIFLVAMTFHVAFTPADINEPIVQVQNSEDLRDVFAKIDAADRVAVASESYWPLPWYYRGEGASKLSYYSKKVGEPTIYAGDFDLVITQDSDTYPSLEGYEKETRRLNYWFSYTENKDRLLEYYFLRDGKVGSRNLEVFSRVPATG
- the rpsJ gene encoding 30S ribosomal protein S10, with the protein product MQKARIRLSGTDFEKIEMVCDRIKEIAERTGVNLAGPIPLPTKKLVVPTRKSPDGEGTATWDRWQMRVHKRLIDIDADERALRQLMRIQVPKGIGIEIVLES